The sequence GTAATGGCCTCACTAAGCAGGATGTGCTTTCCCCTGTGTTGGGTACTTCAGGAACACTTTGAGTTCCCTCCTTCGGGCCCTGAGGTTTCGGTGGAGGCTCGCGCACTCATCGAGGGGCTGAtctgtgagagggaggagcGCCTGGGGAGTGCAGGCTCCGGAGAGTTCAGGAGCCACCCCTTCTTCTCTGGCCTGGACTGGGGCTCCCTGCACCACCTGCCTGCCCCCTTCAAGCCTGAGGTCTCCAATCCCACCGACACCTCCAACTTCGATGTTGTGGACGACTGTCTGAGCGAAATGGTACTGACACATTCACGCGTCTTTCTTTAGCTCACTAGGCAAGATGCGGTTTGTtcatattttgtcttttatcaGTTTCGGTATTTATTTCAGGAAAATAGAGTAAACCACATTGACAATAACACATTGGGCTGAATTTGCAGTCAGACAGATACAGTTACATTGACAGACataataatacacatacacacacacacacacacacacacacacacaaacacacatacacacatacgcacacacaaacacacacacacgtacacatgcacacagaaacacacacacacacactgtccagcaagaaaaaaacagagcagagtGATCTCTGCATTGCACAATATCGAAGAAATGTCAGATCTTGGGGTTAGAGCAACTGTGGGTGTGTAGGCTGTGAGCATTATGCATTATCATTAGGCACCTAGGAAACAtctgcacacatactcacaggaCATAGCTGTAAGAGTGTGTTTGTCCTGCAGGAGACGCTGTGTGACGTGATGGACAGGGCACCTGTGGGGGTTCACCTAGCCTTTGTAGGCTACTCCTACACAGCCACCAGGTAACCTCACCTGTAATttcaccccctcctccaaaAAGCTGATATCCCAGGTTTGTGGTCCCTTATAGTCGTTATGAAAGTGATTTGGATAATTGGCCCTGTAAGTAAAATTTATTCCAACTGTGTGAATTGTTTTTACCAGTGTATTAAGCTGGTACacacaaaatgttcagtgtgCCTTTGTCCCTATGtccctcctccacagagagacaggtgcCCTGGACCGCAGTCAGGACATCATGATGGAGATTGataaccagccaatcagagactgTGGGAGCCTGCGGTTCCAGGAGAAATTGGTAAGGCCACTACTCACTCCAGACACACAAATAACCTTCACAGCCTTGTAACCTTTTAACTCTTTCAACGGTCTGCTCTTGCAGAGTCAGATGTGGCAACTCAGGGAGAGTGTGCCAGCCGAGCTACCTGCCTTGCTGGAGCTCCCCCTGGCTCTGGACAAAGGCAGTGCAGAGCTCATGAACACTGAGGCCGAGGCAGACCTGAGCACAGTTCATCATGAAGATTTGTACAGGTATCATACAACAGCCAGAGATTAGAGATTACCTTttcacatatatactgtattttgggCATTAGGCAGATTGGGAGGCCAGGATGAATATAGCTGGAGCTCAAATCATAGCTAtcatttcactttcagaaagtctttattttccaatgattattatttttataggTTAAGCAGAATATTAAACTTGATTTTATGGCATGTAtgctttgtgtatttgtgaCAGTTGGTAGTGGGACAATAAGTGTGACTGCAGGCACAAAAAATACCTGCCTATCAAAGTCCAGTCCATTCTCACCCACCATGGTGTGACTGGACCTAGCTTGTCTCTGTCCAGACCAGGCCAAGGAGAGTGGCGATTCACAGCTTCTCTCCCCATGTCTCACAACAGGCGGCTacaggaggcagagaagaggAATGAGGATCtcgagagggagatggagagactgCGGGAGGAAGTACAGAGCTTGAGGGCCGCGAGGGAGACAGGCAAGTGTCCGCCCCTCGTCCAGTCATCACTCACCATCAAATCATGTTTCTGGCTTGCTGCCCTGTTCATTCCATTTATCACCCGTGATGGTTTCAGAGGTTTAGCCCCGCAATAGCAAGCTCCAGTGGCCACAGAGAAATACATCACTTTCAACAGTGCAAGTCAAAGGAGGTGAGATCAGTCTGTGTCTCATAAGTTTCCAGATGGTTCTTTTACTCGCAGTGACATAAAGAGAAATTACAGACTGCAGAGGGTCATGCAGCTCTTCAAGATCATAATATTGCACAGAGTCATCCATCTGTGTAGGAACTTCTGCCCAGGACACAGCAATAAATATCCCATCCCAAAATAGGCCTGGTATGACTGTGTTAAAGTTgctcagggctgtgtgtgtgaaccaagactgtaaattgtaaattttaAAGCCAAAGCAGTGGGATCTCTTGATCTTTTCACCTGCAGGTTTCGTTGCTTGAGAAGCACTGGGTTTTTCACTCATTACACTGAGCATGGGAGGCCCACACAGTGGACACACTGGAGAGAAATTACAGTCTGGCTTTGGCTGCACTTACAAGCGAGGGACAGGCCAATGACTAAATACGGCTGCATCTCTCTCTTGatctctcctcctgcctgcttcttCCATTCACATCTCTTTCCATCTCAGAATCTAAGTTGCTGACAAGGACAAGCACAGTTACTCCGGCACACCCACAGTCATGCCAATCGGTTTTGCACTCTAGCGCGCAATCACACAGTCAGCTGCGCAGTCCACTCTGCAGCAGAGCAGTCGGTTGATCAACCGGACGATTGGCTACGCAGCCACGCAACCTCTATGGCCGGTGTGGTGCTGCCCtaacctgcctctctctcctccgatCACAGAGCTGACTGTCTGCCCGTCCCGCCTCTCTTTGCCTGCCCACTGCCTGGACCCCGCGGGGGACGTAAGCCACCTTTTCACCCTCCTCTCTCCGTGTGACAATCAAGGGCACCCTCAGTGAGGCTCTCCGGCACATTCTGGTTCTCTGTGCAGACAGAACTACTTAGTGTGTCGTAGCATTTGCCAGCTTTTCTATTTAGCTTTTGGGCTGTATGTACCGGTGCAGGGTATTTCGGTATTTCTGGGTTTTGGCTGAGTACCTCAGAGTCAGAGGTCTGTGGTGTcatttccccatctctctccccctgcctaTCTCTGTCTGTGCCCCACAAGTCAGTGCATTCCTTACCATCGCATACTGCCTGTCCATGTGTTTACAGAGAACAGTAGCGCCCCCTGCCTGCCATTACCCACTGGTCATCCCTCTCCACCGACAcctgctgctgttccacagGGTAAAAACTACCTCCTGTTCACTTCCcttttatgattttaatgtttttaatgtaatgggTGATAAATTGGATTATAAATTTTGCAGAGGAGAGTAAATGCTCTTTAATTTTCCCCAGGTGAGTGTTcatcaaataaatacacaaataataatgatgatcaGCTTCCACTttccagggagagagacaagaaAAACATGTGGTCCCACACTGATTACTTATTTGCAAGATAATAAATTTACACTATATTTGCCAGCTTAATATTCTTACATTATAGCTAAAACTACACAAACTGCAGGTTTAGTACGTCAGTGTTGTCTTATGTTGTCTTTGGTAGTGAATTATTACTCAGCACTttacaaaaaatttaaaatgtatgttaacAAAAGGTCTAATCAGATTTGTGGTTCAATGGCCCTCTGTCTAGCAGGCCTAATGGTGTTTACTTGCAATGTATCCTTTTTTCTTCcgcccatctctctccctctcaggtgCGCTGGCCGCAGGTGACGTGTGAGGGTTACCTGTtggtgtgtgtggcaggggtgGAGCTCCAGGCCTGGAGGCGACAGTGCAGTACTGAGCTTTCCTGACCCCTAGGCGACACCTGGTGACCCCTTTCTCCCAGGTTCAGAAAGCTAACTCCTCCCCTCACCACACCCCGTCAGTGAAATGAAGTACTGCAGGGCGGCGGAGAGGAAGGGGTTAATGTGCACAAAACGGCAGCAACTGACCTCATGGCATTACATCATGACACAAAGGACAGCGGTGGGGAAAGCAAGTATTCCATACATGGTCACTCAGGGGAGAGAATTCTTACCCCAGCTCTCACGTGTGAAAtaagagtgagagtgagggatCCCCCCACCCACAATCGCTGTTGCATCAGCACTGAACTGAGCTGTGGAGGAGCTCATACAAGGCATGGCTGCTGAAGGGTGAAGTCTGAGTGAACTGGGAACTACGGCATTGGCCAGCGCAGTGTGTCAAGCTGCTGAGAACCATCACTGCAAGACATGTAGAGAAGAGAAACATGGAGGTCACCAGGGTCAAGTCTCTTTTTCCAGGACTTTTAAATGGCGCTAGGTTGCCTGAGCGGGAGCTCTAACATGGAtgctggggagggagggcacACCACTGCCCGCAGTgctccttcctctttcttcacAAAGACACAGCTTTACAGCTGTAACAAATCA comes from Megalops cyprinoides isolate fMegCyp1 chromosome 3, fMegCyp1.pri, whole genome shotgun sequence and encodes:
- the LOC118775281 gene encoding myotonin-protein kinase-like, whose protein sequence is MSADPGPPEPGVLGQSQGPVGLQTLLDLLVGVYQEFRASPLAREKYVSGFLQWAEPLIRQVKKTRIQRDDFHILKVIGRGTFSEVAVARMRRTQQVYALKIMNKWDMLKRGETACYQEEREVLVKGDRRWITELHYAFQDDNYLYLVMDYYVGGDLLTLLSKFGDRIPEDMAQFYLAEMVMAIDSIHRLGYVHRDIKPDNILLTAEGHVRLGDFGSCLRLQDDGMVHSSLAVGTPDYLSPEILRAVEGGGGYGPECDWWALGICAFEMLFGTTPFYAESISETYIKIIHFQEHFEFPPSGPEVSVEARALIEGLICEREERLGSAGSGEFRSHPFFSGLDWGSLHHLPAPFKPEVSNPTDTSNFDVVDDCLSEMETLCDVMDRAPVGVHLAFVGYSYTATRETGALDRSQDIMMEIDNQPIRDCGSLRFQEKLSQMWQLRESVPAELPALLELPLALDKGSAELMNTEAEADLSTVHHEDLYRRLQEAEKRNEDLEREMERLREEVQSLRAARETELTVCPSRLSLPAHCLDPRTVAPPACHYPLVIPLHRHLLLFHRVRWPQVTCEGYLLVCVAGVELQAWRRQCSTELS